A single window of Mustela erminea isolate mMusErm1 chromosome 4, mMusErm1.Pri, whole genome shotgun sequence DNA harbors:
- the SMIM28 gene encoding small integral membrane protein 28, with product MRGLMASSWRKFGHAGRGTYEWLTSEPSPPLLETQLQGTQKISSTKDDVEPFLCILLPATILLFLAFLLLFLYRHCKTPRPQGQVFSTDPPAHPTAEEATDFLPGFPGRGEQDFPYSPVPREVALLSTGLPPSYEEATRNRPGTEVREAEAGPPCKERSPSGRSG from the exons ATGCGGGGACTGATGGCCAGCAGCTGGAGGAAGTTTGGCCACGCTGGTAGGGGGACATATGAGTGGTTAACGAGTGAACCAAGCCCACCTCTTCTGGAAACCCAGCTGCAG GGCACCCAGAAGATAAGCTCCACCAAAGACGACGTGGAGCCCTTCCTGTGCATCCTTCTTCCAGCGACCATCCTGCTCTTCTTGGCCTTTCTGCTGCTTTTCCTGTACCGTCACTGCAAGACCCCCCGACCCCAAGGGCAGGTTTTCAGCACCGACCCCCCAGCACACCCCACAGCAGAGGAGGCCACCGACTTCCTGCCGGGCTTCCCCGGGAGAGGCGAGCAGGACTTCCCGTACTCCCCGGTGCCCCGGGAGGTGGCCCTCCTCTCCACGGGCCTGCCTCCCTCCTACGAGGAGGCCACCAGGAATCGCCCGGGGACGGAGGTCCGGGAGGCCGAGGCGGGCCCCCCCTGTAAAGAGCGCTCCCCCAGCGGGAGAAGCGGATAG